From one Caldithrix abyssi DSM 13497 genomic stretch:
- a CDS encoding tetratricopeptide repeat protein — protein MRWLIINLFLIFLIAPLMADSVRGKVNKGNEYYKQGKYEQALAQYQDALLDDPLNETALFNKGNALYKLKKYKEAIEAYQKVVGSENLNLSARAFYNIGNCYFQENKLKESIEAYKKALELNPDDYQAKYNLELARARLKEMADKQQQQNKDQNKPPEPSEFAKKLKKQAEKLVDQRRYKDAYDLMMQGLQKDKTVAAFQSFIKRIKDVVDILGGQEL, from the coding sequence ATGCGCTGGCTAATTATTAATTTATTCCTTATTTTCCTGATCGCGCCATTGATGGCTGACAGCGTGCGCGGCAAGGTGAACAAGGGCAACGAATATTACAAGCAGGGAAAGTACGAGCAGGCGCTGGCCCAGTACCAGGACGCGCTGTTAGACGATCCATTGAATGAAACGGCTCTTTTTAACAAAGGCAATGCGCTTTACAAGTTAAAAAAATACAAAGAGGCCATTGAGGCTTACCAGAAGGTCGTAGGCAGCGAAAATTTAAACCTGAGCGCCAGAGCCTTTTACAACATTGGGAACTGTTATTTTCAGGAAAACAAGTTAAAAGAGAGCATCGAAGCTTACAAAAAGGCGCTGGAACTGAATCCGGACGATTACCAGGCCAAATATAATCTGGAATTGGCCCGCGCCAGATTGAAAGAGATGGCGGATAAGCAACAACAACAGAACAAAGATCAGAATAAACCGCCGGAGCCGTCTGAATTCGCCAAAAAGCTTAAAAAACAGGCCGAAAAACTGGTGGATCAGCGCCGTTATAAAGACGCTTACGACTTGATGATGCAAGGTTTACAAAAAGATAAAACTGTGGCTGCTTTTCAGAGTTTTATTAAACGGATTAAGGATGTAGTAGATATTTTAGGTGGTCAGGAATTATGA
- a CDS encoding FlgD immunoglobulin-like domain containing protein — protein MDALTELNPLKAYGSLKEFVNYAEESARQNRELFNKIFSGTATDADFQAYEQRWQNLAWHIRHLAETIPNTSLTGPDLSAGDLFKGLSTSGIKHILINTLQEKLVKDPQKRMIKNFLEFHLSKFYPSEKTTEGKALFKVNSTYSYHIPKRMGKLEFLTDLFTIPSETGMYEMYGFKFRLHDLDSVVVNGVVNVGDQWAVEGFLIPARYSLFGYPQQALVLSNGFFEITEVNNQEGYLEGITIGYLFDDPRINPLLAFSKKVGAGADTLTDVFGTQLIIPENALADSTHLFLVRTSPPMPLIEGDQKIVQWAQNIGSMAPDSSIQSVAFSMPASLVLIDSLSGAAGDPWQAYWFDESNQTWIKITDAQYQNDSLFTISIGKTGVYGVARSGSRHNEYPVLSSFNDTTIVMNRSLDLPFEAYDPEGQSLTLWAESSKSEVAVNLADSLLHVVPAENWTGVATVSLFATDGQDTSKSSFKLTVIDLTAIENLVNVPQKYLLYQNFPNPFNNSTTIRFDLPRAGRVKIEIFNALGQKVRTLLSNRLASGSYQVKWDGTDASGMVVSSGMYIYILRSQNFVQRKRMLLIK, from the coding sequence GTGGATGCCCTGACCGAATTAAATCCCCTGAAAGCGTACGGTTCTTTAAAGGAATTCGTAAATTATGCGGAGGAATCGGCAAGACAAAACCGGGAGCTTTTCAATAAAATTTTTAGTGGAACGGCAACCGACGCCGATTTTCAGGCGTATGAACAGCGCTGGCAAAATTTGGCCTGGCATATTCGTCATTTAGCCGAAACTATCCCCAATACCAGCCTCACCGGCCCGGATCTGTCGGCAGGCGATTTGTTCAAAGGCCTGTCCACCAGCGGTATTAAACATATCCTGATTAATACCCTGCAGGAAAAATTGGTAAAAGATCCCCAGAAGAGAATGATTAAGAACTTCCTGGAATTTCATCTGAGCAAATTTTATCCGTCCGAAAAAACGACCGAAGGAAAAGCCCTGTTTAAAGTCAATTCGACTTACTCCTATCATATTCCCAAACGAATGGGTAAACTGGAATTTTTAACCGATCTGTTTACCATTCCTTCAGAAACAGGCATGTATGAAATGTACGGTTTTAAGTTCAGATTGCATGATCTGGATAGCGTTGTGGTTAACGGCGTTGTTAATGTCGGAGATCAATGGGCTGTTGAAGGCTTTCTGATACCGGCTCGCTATTCTCTTTTTGGCTATCCTCAGCAAGCCCTTGTTTTAAGCAATGGCTTCTTTGAGATTACCGAGGTGAATAACCAGGAGGGCTACCTTGAGGGCATTACCATCGGTTATTTATTTGACGATCCGCGAATAAACCCTCTGCTGGCCTTTTCCAAAAAAGTGGGCGCCGGCGCAGACACATTAACCGATGTTTTTGGAACGCAGTTAATCATTCCTGAAAACGCCCTTGCAGACAGCACACATCTTTTTCTCGTCCGGACATCGCCGCCGATGCCCCTGATCGAGGGCGATCAGAAAATCGTTCAATGGGCGCAAAACATCGGTTCCATGGCGCCCGACAGCTCCATTCAATCGGTTGCCTTTTCCATGCCGGCCAGTCTGGTTTTAATTGATTCGCTTTCAGGTGCGGCAGGCGATCCGTGGCAGGCCTATTGGTTTGACGAAAGCAATCAAACCTGGATTAAAATAACCGATGCGCAATACCAGAACGATTCGCTCTTTACGATTTCGATTGGTAAAACAGGCGTTTATGGCGTGGCTCGCAGCGGCTCCAGACACAATGAATATCCCGTCCTCAGTTCGTTTAACGATACGACTATCGTCATGAACCGTTCGCTCGATCTACCGTTTGAAGCTTATGATCCGGAAGGGCAATCGTTAACGTTATGGGCCGAATCCAGTAAATCTGAGGTGGCAGTCAACCTCGCCGATTCTCTGTTGCATGTCGTCCCGGCCGAAAATTGGACGGGTGTGGCCACAGTGTCGCTTTTTGCCACAGACGGACAGGATACCTCTAAAAGTAGTTTCAAACTTACGGTGATCGATTTGACCGCCATTGAAAATCTTGTTAATGTACCGCAAAAATATCTTCTGTATCAAAATTTCCCCAATCCGTTCAATAATTCCACCACCATCCGTTTTGATCTGCCGCGCGCCGGCAGGGTGAAAATAGAAATCTTTAACGCCCTGGGACAGAAAGTGCGCACCCTGTTGAGCAATCGTCTTGCTTCGGGAAGTTATCAGGTGAAATGGGATGGTACGGACGCCAGTGGTATGGTCGTCAGCTCGGGAATGTACATTTACATCCTGCGTTCTCAGAATTTTGTGCAGCGTAAGCGCATGTTATTAATCAAATAA
- a CDS encoding BatD family protein — protein sequence MFKNKRLSSAIIIVLSILFWGNQQLFSQDIQIRSYVSKNKVGINENFTYSIEVSGKSTSLPDPVAPDFKDFYVLSGPNTSTSIQFVNGRMSATKVHTYYLQPKKKGQLNIPPATVKRKGKTIKSNAITITVVDQPQTAQKPSRQRKAPKKTTDRDLLGQSIYLKTEVSKRKAYVGEQIVVAYKLYFRVNVSGYDFKKLPSNPGFWTEEFEMPGQPIISSEIVNGLNYNVATIRKIAIFPTQSGELTLEPISVMVEARVQRRSRSIFDSFFDDPFGRVVQKTLSSKPIKIKVMELPQEGRPADFNGAVGRYNLDVKIDKTDVKTNDAVSLKVTIAGEGNIKMVNVPDVIVPPDIEKYDPKIKTELDNVGARIRGKKKAEIILIPRVPGDFLIKPLTFSYFDPQTGKYVTLRSKAIPLHVSGQRGVAMSQPLGGGASLDQRYVDLIGRDIRFIKEFSQFQPVGYKIYRSFKFWGLIGFGFIFLIVFVLVNDYQARISGDERLVRSRKAGRMAAKQLSKARDLLKSGEYDQFYRAVSNALQGFVRDKLNIDLSDFSTPTVRKHLNERKIDPAVVDEYIAVLEEADFRQFANIPDSPEERQKFYDRAKKVLTSLEKWI from the coding sequence ATGTTTAAAAATAAACGGCTAAGTTCAGCGATAATCATTGTTTTGTCCATTTTGTTTTGGGGGAATCAACAGCTTTTTAGTCAGGACATACAAATCCGGTCGTATGTTTCTAAAAACAAAGTAGGCATTAACGAGAACTTTACCTATTCCATTGAAGTTTCCGGAAAATCGACTTCGTTGCCCGATCCTGTGGCGCCCGATTTTAAGGACTTTTACGTTCTTTCCGGGCCAAACACTTCTACCAGTATTCAATTTGTCAATGGCCGCATGTCGGCCACCAAAGTGCACACCTATTACCTGCAGCCCAAAAAGAAGGGCCAATTAAACATTCCGCCGGCCACGGTGAAACGAAAAGGGAAAACAATAAAAAGCAACGCCATAACCATTACCGTTGTCGATCAGCCCCAAACCGCTCAAAAGCCTTCTCGCCAGCGAAAAGCGCCTAAGAAAACGACCGACCGCGATTTGCTGGGACAGAGCATTTACCTGAAAACCGAAGTCTCTAAACGCAAGGCCTACGTGGGCGAGCAGATTGTGGTCGCTTACAAGTTATACTTCCGCGTTAACGTTAGCGGCTACGATTTTAAAAAACTGCCTTCCAATCCGGGCTTCTGGACGGAGGAGTTCGAAATGCCCGGCCAGCCGATCATATCATCAGAAATCGTCAACGGGCTCAATTACAATGTGGCGACGATTCGCAAGATTGCCATCTTTCCCACGCAGAGCGGCGAGCTAACTCTGGAGCCCATTTCTGTGATGGTAGAAGCGCGCGTGCAGCGCCGTTCGCGCAGCATTTTCGACAGTTTTTTTGACGATCCGTTTGGCAGGGTGGTGCAAAAAACGCTGAGCAGTAAGCCCATTAAAATTAAGGTTATGGAACTGCCGCAGGAAGGGAGACCGGCCGATTTTAACGGCGCAGTCGGCCGGTACAATCTTGACGTAAAAATCGACAAGACCGATGTTAAAACCAACGATGCCGTTTCTTTAAAGGTAACGATTGCCGGCGAGGGCAACATCAAAATGGTGAATGTGCCGGATGTGATCGTTCCGCCGGACATTGAAAAATACGATCCGAAAATCAAAACCGAACTGGACAATGTAGGCGCAAGAATCCGCGGTAAAAAGAAAGCCGAAATCATTTTGATTCCCCGCGTACCGGGCGATTTTCTCATTAAACCGCTTACGTTCAGCTATTTTGATCCGCAAACCGGAAAATACGTTACTTTAAGGAGCAAGGCGATTCCGCTGCATGTGAGCGGACAACGGGGCGTGGCGATGTCCCAACCGTTAGGAGGCGGCGCTTCTCTGGATCAGCGCTATGTGGATCTTATCGGGCGCGATATCCGCTTTATTAAGGAATTCAGTCAGTTTCAGCCGGTGGGTTACAAAATATACCGCAGTTTTAAGTTCTGGGGCCTAATCGGTTTTGGTTTTATCTTCCTGATTGTCTTTGTGCTGGTCAATGATTATCAGGCGCGTATCAGCGGAGACGAGCGTCTGGTACGCAGCCGAAAGGCCGGGCGCATGGCGGCTAAACAGCTCTCAAAAGCGCGCGATCTGTTAAAGAGCGGCGAGTACGACCAGTTTTACAGGGCCGTTAGCAATGCCCTACAGGGCTTTGTTCGCGATAAACTCAATATCGATTTGAGCGATTTTAGCACGCCCACGGTGCGCAAGCATCTGAATGAACGCAAAATCGATCCCGCAGTGGTGGACGAGTACATTGCCGTGTTAGAAGAAGCCGATTTCCGCCAGTTCGCCAATATTCCCGATTCACCAGAAGAAAGACAAAAATTTTACGATCGCGCTAAAAAAGTGTTAACCAGTTTAGAGAAGTGGATATGA
- a CDS encoding DUF4340 domain-containing protein → MRNTIILAVIAIALAAYVYFVEIKGGEQKKKEKEIAEKLFNVKKDSIDHIIIEKNGTTFEFVKKDDAWQIVRPIKTLADESPINSVLYSLSNTKKIRTFKAEGKDLATYGLGAQSIKVVFSGKGVAKQWVKIGDRTPVGANVFVTKDDSTVAIVASSIKNTMDKSLFDWRDKKAIHFKKDQIKEFTLKNRHGKFHFVKEGNNWKLTEPVEVRGDNGNINSILNKLEFGRIKSVVAETPEHLSEYGLTAPAIRIELFSGMEKAKLGVSFSRLKGNRAYGKDDSRPHIFEVDSFFVKPFKKKLYDLRDKYIAKFNRNKAQRIKLLFNSELMIFEKDSSNNWALSTGEKAKNYKISNLISHLNNLKVARFVDDHPKNLKKYGLDMPRGLVEVYNDNDEKILELLVGKDRNEDEFYAQVPEQKSVVTFKKSSLKDIFPEKEDLIEKPKEEKKQETKAEEE, encoded by the coding sequence ATGCGCAATACGATTATTCTGGCAGTGATCGCTATTGCTCTGGCTGCCTATGTTTATTTTGTGGAAATAAAAGGCGGCGAGCAAAAGAAAAAAGAAAAAGAGATCGCCGAAAAATTGTTTAATGTAAAAAAAGACAGCATCGATCACATCATTATTGAAAAAAACGGTACGACCTTCGAGTTTGTCAAAAAAGACGACGCCTGGCAGATCGTTCGGCCCATTAAAACCCTGGCCGATGAGTCGCCCATTAATTCCGTTTTGTACAGCCTGAGCAATACGAAAAAGATTCGCACGTTCAAGGCCGAAGGAAAGGATCTGGCCACCTATGGTCTTGGCGCTCAAAGTATTAAAGTTGTATTCTCCGGAAAGGGCGTGGCCAAGCAATGGGTGAAAATCGGCGACCGTACGCCGGTCGGCGCCAATGTGTTCGTAACCAAAGACGATTCCACCGTGGCCATTGTCGCTTCTTCCATTAAAAATACCATGGATAAATCGCTGTTCGACTGGCGCGACAAAAAAGCCATTCACTTTAAAAAGGATCAGATTAAGGAATTCACACTTAAAAACCGCCACGGTAAATTTCATTTTGTAAAAGAAGGAAACAACTGGAAATTGACCGAGCCGGTTGAAGTTAGAGGAGACAATGGCAATATTAACAGCATCTTAAATAAATTGGAATTCGGACGCATTAAATCGGTGGTGGCCGAAACGCCGGAGCATCTTTCCGAATACGGATTAACGGCGCCGGCCATCCGCATCGAGTTGTTCTCCGGAATGGAAAAGGCCAAACTGGGTGTGTCGTTCTCGCGACTTAAAGGCAACAGGGCCTACGGTAAAGACGATTCGCGTCCTCACATCTTTGAGGTGGATTCATTTTTTGTCAAACCCTTTAAAAAGAAATTGTACGATTTACGCGACAAGTACATCGCCAAATTTAACCGGAACAAAGCGCAGCGCATTAAGTTGTTGTTCAACAGCGAACTAATGATTTTCGAAAAAGACAGTTCCAATAACTGGGCGCTTTCTACCGGCGAAAAGGCCAAAAATTACAAAATTTCGAATTTGATCTCGCATTTGAATAATCTGAAGGTAGCGCGTTTTGTGGACGACCATCCCAAAAACCTGAAAAAATATGGTCTGGATATGCCGCGCGGACTGGTGGAAGTTTACAACGACAACGACGAAAAGATTCTGGAATTGCTGGTAGGTAAAGACCGGAATGAAGATGAATTTTACGCCCAGGTTCCGGAGCAGAAGTCGGTTGTAACCTTTAAAAAGAGTTCATTAAAAGATATTTTCCCTGAAAAAGAAGATTTGATCGAAAAGCCTAAAGAAGAGAAAAAACAGGAAACCAAAGCCGAAGAAGAATAG
- a CDS encoding tetratricopeptide repeat protein: MKKRNKWATILLLFVFVAAGLAQTEDIQQLFRQGNALFSQGNYQQAIEVYQKIVDEGYESGELYYNLGNAYFKINQLGRARLFYERALRLMPDDEALRENLLILQTRLLDKIEKPPEFFLTVWWKNLLQLLPMNALAWLVVALFWLSVLSLSFHLYWKKQRKQQKGRALVIISLSLLFFASVLLTDKAYRFENEKYGVILKPTVTVYSEPRAESTEIFVIHEGLKVKVLRKNNDWFEIKLEDGKTGWLPQNSLEII, from the coding sequence ATGAAAAAAAGAAACAAGTGGGCAACCATTCTTCTGCTTTTTGTGTTTGTGGCGGCAGGCCTGGCCCAAACAGAAGATATTCAACAGTTGTTTCGTCAGGGCAATGCGCTTTTTTCTCAAGGAAATTACCAGCAGGCCATTGAAGTTTATCAAAAAATTGTGGATGAAGGCTACGAAAGCGGCGAATTGTACTACAATCTGGGCAACGCCTATTTTAAAATTAACCAGCTGGGGCGCGCGCGCCTTTTTTACGAAAGGGCCTTGCGGTTAATGCCGGATGACGAAGCGCTGCGCGAGAATTTGTTGATCTTGCAAACACGTCTGCTGGATAAAATTGAAAAACCGCCTGAATTTTTCCTGACGGTGTGGTGGAAAAACCTATTGCAACTATTGCCCATGAACGCCCTTGCCTGGCTGGTGGTTGCGTTGTTCTGGCTTAGCGTACTGAGCCTCTCCTTTCATCTGTACTGGAAAAAACAAAGAAAACAACAAAAGGGCCGGGCGCTGGTGATAATCAGTTTATCGTTGTTGTTTTTTGCCAGTGTGCTTCTGACCGACAAGGCATATCGTTTTGAAAATGAGAAATATGGCGTTATATTAAAACCGACGGTTACGGTTTACTCGGAGCCCCGCGCGGAATCCACAGAAATTTTTGTGATTCACGAAGGCCTTAAAGTAAAGGTTTTGAGAAAAAATAATGATTGGTTTGAAATTAAATTAGAGGATGGCAAAACAGGATGGTTACCGCAAAATTCCCTGGAAATTATTTGA
- a CDS encoding ISL3 family transposase: protein MKDKELFKQILGLSHPWEVSKVDLDIANEEVEIEIIYKSKKGFCPECEVEYDIYDHREKRRWRHLDTCQMKTYIVCKVPRIKCKEHGVKTIKVPWAEKSSRTTLLFERFAIELLLASKNQSKTAQFLRISFDMLHHIMSKAVERGLSRRTEEDIKYIGIDEKSMKRGHTYVSVLSDSERRRVIDVSEGRTTSSASSLINKGLTEKQKEGLKAVSMDMWKAFIKAVQKELPNASIVHDKFHIMKYLNDGVDKTRREEARKLQKSNDKTLVKSKYLFLKNPENMTDKQLSRFRKIQELNLITSQAWAAKENFKEFFRSETINDAKFFFAEWYQDIKGRSLNKMIKVAKMLIAHSDGLLNYIRYQIDNSVAEWLNGKIQEIKTVGRGFRKFENFRIAILFFLGKLDLFPQESQ, encoded by the coding sequence ATGAAAGATAAAGAATTATTTAAACAGATTTTGGGACTTTCGCATCCCTGGGAAGTGTCTAAAGTTGACTTAGATATTGCGAATGAGGAAGTAGAAATAGAGATTATCTATAAGTCAAAAAAAGGTTTTTGTCCCGAATGCGAAGTGGAATATGATATTTATGATCATCGCGAAAAACGTCGTTGGCGGCATTTGGATACATGCCAAATGAAGACCTATATTGTCTGCAAAGTTCCCCGCATTAAATGCAAGGAACACGGAGTAAAAACGATCAAAGTTCCTTGGGCAGAAAAGTCGAGTCGAACGACTTTATTATTTGAACGTTTTGCTATTGAGTTATTACTGGCCTCCAAAAACCAGAGCAAAACGGCACAATTTTTACGGATCAGCTTTGATATGCTTCATCATATAATGAGCAAAGCAGTGGAACGCGGGCTATCACGCCGAACGGAAGAGGACATTAAATATATCGGGATAGATGAGAAGAGTATGAAAAGAGGTCATACTTATGTAAGCGTATTATCCGATAGTGAAAGAAGACGTGTAATAGATGTAAGTGAAGGTCGCACAACAAGCTCTGCCAGTTCCTTAATAAACAAGGGATTAACAGAGAAACAAAAGGAGGGCCTCAAAGCGGTCAGTATGGATATGTGGAAAGCTTTTATTAAAGCTGTTCAAAAGGAGCTTCCCAATGCTTCCATAGTGCATGACAAATTTCATATAATGAAGTATTTAAATGATGGAGTGGATAAAACCAGACGAGAGGAAGCCCGTAAATTACAAAAATCTAATGATAAAACCTTAGTGAAAAGTAAATATTTATTTTTAAAGAATCCGGAAAATATGACGGACAAGCAATTATCGCGTTTCAGAAAAATTCAAGAACTTAACCTTATCACTTCCCAGGCTTGGGCGGCCAAAGAGAACTTCAAAGAATTCTTTAGGAGTGAAACAATAAATGATGCGAAATTCTTTTTTGCGGAATGGTATCAGGATATTAAGGGACGTTCTTTAAATAAAATGATTAAAGTAGCAAAAATGCTCATTGCTCATTCAGATGGCTTATTAAACTATATAAGATATCAGATAGATAATTCAGTAGCCGAATGGTTGAACGGCAAGATACAGGAGATAAAAACAGTTGGTAGAGGCTTTAGAAAATTTGAAAATTTTAGGATAGCAATACTTTTCTTTCTTGGTAAATTAGACCTTTTTCCACAGGAATCCCAGTAG
- a CDS encoding SPOR domain-containing protein, with protein sequence MVTAKFPGNYLSKLFTLLTIVIGLNLIFGCAAAKKKVAQPAAEERAVTTLDGKFDESFDPLSLEDDDIVIKRNNRGAKAAKPGLEALDLTDAQSTSENEAIPDSLLTYKEVDGFRVQIFAGRSVETATMTKSKAQLDFEPHRLKVYFIFEAPFYKIRIGDFTDRNQAERARELARKIGYREAFVVRSKVRVAENLGGE encoded by the coding sequence ATGGTTACCGCAAAATTCCCTGGAAATTATTTGAGCAAATTGTTCACTCTGCTTACAATTGTAATCGGTTTAAATTTAATTTTCGGTTGCGCCGCCGCTAAAAAAAAGGTGGCGCAGCCGGCAGCGGAAGAACGCGCCGTAACGACCTTAGACGGCAAGTTTGACGAATCATTCGATCCGCTCAGTCTGGAAGACGACGATATCGTCATTAAACGCAACAATCGAGGAGCGAAGGCTGCGAAACCGGGGCTGGAAGCGCTTGACCTGACAGACGCTCAATCAACATCCGAAAATGAAGCCATTCCCGATTCTCTGCTTACTTACAAAGAGGTGGACGGCTTTCGCGTGCAGATTTTTGCCGGTCGGAGCGTGGAAACGGCCACCATGACCAAAAGTAAAGCGCAGCTCGATTTTGAACCGCACCGGCTGAAGGTTTATTTTATTTTTGAAGCGCCCTTTTACAAGATTCGCATTGGCGATTTTACAGATCGCAATCAGGCCGAAAGAGCCCGCGAGCTGGCCCGTAAAATCGGTTATCGCGAAGCGTTTGTGGTGCGCAGCAAGGTACGTGTGGCGGAAAACCTGGGTGGGGAGTAG
- a CDS encoding VWA domain-containing protein produces the protein MEVLKFRYPIFLHGLWGVLLLIIFFVLIYRHKQALLERFGHIEILKRIMPGFDRRRMIWKNVFFILSYAFFVIALADPQIGTRLEEVKREGVDIIVALDVSNSMLAEDIKPSRLEKAKHELDNFIDLLQGDRIGLIAFAGMAHLVCPLTLDYGAAKLFLQMMDTDLIPVQGTALEDAIRTAIRSFNQKERKHKVLILITDGEDHEGDPVKAAEEAAKEGIIIYTIGIGSPQGVPIPVYDQYGRSLGFKKDRNGNVVTTKLDVKTLQKIAFISNGKYYIASSGQAELRKIYDEIRKMEKKELSSRKFAQYEDRYQIFVILGLIFLMLEFFLPVRTKVRSEYALANY, from the coding sequence ATGGAAGTACTCAAATTTCGATATCCGATATTTTTGCACGGTTTGTGGGGCGTGCTGCTGCTAATCATCTTTTTTGTGCTGATTTACCGGCATAAACAAGCGCTGCTGGAACGCTTTGGACATATTGAGATTTTAAAGCGCATCATGCCGGGTTTTGATCGTCGGCGAATGATCTGGAAAAATGTTTTCTTTATTTTGAGCTACGCCTTTTTTGTGATTGCCCTGGCCGATCCGCAGATTGGCACCAGGCTGGAAGAGGTGAAGCGGGAAGGCGTGGACATCATTGTCGCCCTGGATGTTTCGAACAGCATGCTGGCCGAAGACATCAAACCCAGCCGTCTGGAAAAGGCCAAACACGAACTGGATAATTTTATTGATTTGTTACAGGGGGATCGTATCGGACTCATCGCTTTTGCCGGCATGGCGCATCTGGTTTGTCCCTTAACGCTCGATTACGGAGCCGCCAAATTATTTTTGCAGATGATGGACACCGATTTAATTCCGGTGCAGGGCACGGCGCTTGAAGACGCCATTCGTACGGCCATCCGCTCGTTCAATCAAAAGGAGCGCAAACACAAAGTGCTGATTCTGATCACCGACGGAGAAGACCACGAAGGCGATCCGGTTAAAGCGGCCGAAGAGGCGGCAAAAGAAGGCATTATTATTTACACTATCGGAATTGGTTCGCCGCAGGGCGTTCCCATTCCCGTTTACGATCAGTATGGCCGTTCTCTGGGCTTTAAAAAAGACCGTAATGGCAATGTGGTTACCACAAAATTGGATGTTAAAACTTTGCAAAAAATCGCCTTTATTTCCAATGGAAAATATTACATTGCTTCCAGCGGGCAGGCCGAATTGCGTAAGATTTATGATGAAATCCGAAAAATGGAAAAGAAGGAGCTGAGCTCCAGAAAATTTGCCCAGTACGAAGATCGCTACCAGATTTTTGTGATTTTAGGATTGATCTTTTTGATGCTGGAATTCTTTTTACCGGTAAGAACCAAAGTAAGGTCTGAGTATGCGCTGGCTAATTATTAA
- a CDS encoding vWA domain-containing protein: protein MFRFADPYYLLLLLVLPLMIWWYWRGRSSATGKIIYSDIKLLKQVKPSLKQRLRPALFVLRLIAVTLIILALARPQSSHKEEEITTEGIDIVLTMDVSTSMLAEDFRPKNRIEAAKMVAKEFIEGRKNDRIGLVVFAGESFTQCPLTLDYGVLYHILDNMKVADQEWDGTAIGMGLATAINRLKDSKAKSKVIILLTDGRNNRGQIDPITAARMAKAMGIRVYTIGTGTRGTAMYPIDDPLWGRRYVPMRVDIDEDLLKEVAAITGGKYFRATDTEKLREIYKEIGEMEKTKIEVKEYTRYEEFFVYFLTFGLLLLVLELVLGNTYFKKIP from the coding sequence ATGTTCCGATTTGCCGATCCTTATTATTTGTTGTTGTTACTTGTTCTGCCGCTAATGATCTGGTGGTACTGGCGCGGGCGCTCCAGCGCTACGGGAAAGATCATTTATTCTGATATTAAATTATTGAAGCAGGTCAAACCCAGCTTAAAGCAGCGCTTGCGTCCGGCGCTTTTTGTGTTGCGTTTGATTGCGGTAACCTTAATCATTCTGGCCCTGGCCAGGCCGCAGTCCAGCCACAAAGAAGAAGAAATTACCACCGAAGGCATCGATATTGTGCTGACCATGGATGTTTCCACCAGTATGCTGGCGGAGGATTTCAGGCCTAAAAACAGAATCGAAGCGGCTAAAATGGTGGCCAAAGAATTCATCGAAGGGCGAAAAAACGACCGCATCGGGCTGGTGGTTTTTGCCGGAGAGAGTTTTACCCAGTGTCCGCTGACTCTGGATTACGGCGTGCTGTACCACATTCTGGACAACATGAAGGTCGCCGATCAGGAGTGGGACGGCACGGCCATCGGCATGGGCCTGGCCACGGCTATCAATCGCCTGAAGGACAGCAAGGCCAAAAGCAAGGTGATCATCCTGTTAACAGACGGGCGCAACAATCGCGGTCAGATCGATCCGATTACGGCGGCGCGCATGGCCAAAGCCATGGGCATTCGCGTGTACACCATTGGAACGGGCACGCGCGGCACGGCCATGTACCCCATAGACGATCCGTTGTGGGGCAGGCGCTATGTGCCCATGCGTGTGGATATTGACGAAGATTTGCTGAAAGAGGTGGCCGCTATTACCGGCGGTAAATACTTTAGGGCAACCGACACCGAAAAATTGCGCGAAATTTACAAAGAGATCGGCGAAATGGAAAAAACCAAGATCGAGGTCAAGGAGTACACGCGTTACGAAGAATTTTTTGTTTACTTTTTGACCTTTGGCCTTTTGTTGCTGGTGCTGGAGCTGGTACTGGGCAACACCTATTTTAAAAAGATTCCTTAA